In Gemmata obscuriglobus, a single genomic region encodes these proteins:
- a CDS encoding DUF5682 family protein translates to MSSSSATLTDAGLDPAEIARRVDAVFADPLYWFPVRHHSPTTARHVQSAIAARRPKVIFIEGPFEANDLIPFVTDPATAPPVAIYSSYRDDDNVLGLNGHVSPAADIPARFAVWYPLTPYSPEYVAMKTAATVKAAVVFIDLPHYARVERHVPEPQGQQPPREAPSVAPDEDRLITSSGFYKHLAEAAGFKSWSEAWDTLFENPEGTDYEAFRRELATFCAAARATADHAAEHAEGTVERERHFLKVIADTLAARKLKPADAMVVCGGFHLFLDRDDKAAPPPCPEGTVYTTVVPYSYFRISELSGYGAGNRAPQFYQTCYDLTAAGRASDIAMEHAIAVLRTMRKGGDPLSTADAISVTHHAGMLARLRGRAHPTLDDISDALVTCCCKGNPNEEGRKLRDAMDQAGIGNRIGKVTSKIGRLPIVNDFHAQIADLELGEVLGKEKKMSAKLDKRDPLAARRSAFLHRVSYLKVPFAAITGTGGDFSGTLFREEWHLKWDPRTEPALIEQNLYGDTVESAALNRLREALAEAGSSAGQTCARLLEAVDMDMPDLVSAAEDACGPAVDTDPSFASQATALQYLGRLEQYAAFRGLRRDVIAELLNRCFDRACFALPNAANVPEEEQQGVVDGLIGLAEVVLRDGVRYDRTLFAQAAQNAAAQSTVPFLRGAFLGLLCEIRVIAPGVLAAEVSNLAQASTEVMVTAGDLLDGMLAVSRTSLMLGADALVTAIDDLLKAAEWDPFLVMLPRLRAAIERLSNPQKDALAATVARHYGLDGSTDLRAVSGSLGATALVARLDAAVAATLRNWPL, encoded by the coding sequence ATGTCTTCATCTTCTGCTACTTTGACGGACGCCGGGCTGGACCCCGCCGAGATCGCGCGGCGCGTCGACGCCGTGTTCGCGGACCCGCTGTACTGGTTCCCGGTGCGGCACCACTCGCCCACCACCGCGCGCCACGTCCAGAGCGCGATTGCCGCGCGCAGGCCGAAGGTGATCTTCATTGAGGGGCCGTTCGAGGCCAACGACCTCATCCCCTTCGTGACGGACCCGGCGACCGCGCCGCCGGTCGCGATCTACTCCTCGTACCGCGACGACGACAACGTGCTGGGGCTGAACGGCCACGTCAGCCCGGCGGCCGACATCCCGGCCCGGTTCGCGGTCTGGTACCCGCTCACGCCGTACTCGCCCGAGTACGTGGCGATGAAGACGGCGGCGACCGTCAAAGCGGCCGTGGTGTTTATCGACCTGCCGCACTACGCCCGCGTCGAGCGTCACGTGCCGGAGCCGCAGGGCCAGCAGCCGCCGCGCGAGGCGCCCAGCGTCGCGCCCGACGAGGACCGGCTCATCACGTCGAGCGGGTTCTACAAGCATCTGGCCGAGGCCGCCGGGTTCAAGAGCTGGAGCGAGGCGTGGGACACGCTGTTCGAGAACCCCGAGGGGACCGATTACGAGGCGTTCCGCCGCGAGCTGGCGACGTTCTGCGCCGCCGCCCGCGCGACCGCGGACCACGCCGCCGAGCACGCCGAAGGCACCGTCGAGCGCGAGCGGCACTTCCTGAAAGTGATCGCCGACACGCTCGCCGCGCGCAAGCTGAAGCCCGCGGACGCGATGGTCGTCTGCGGGGGCTTCCATCTGTTCCTCGACCGTGACGACAAGGCCGCGCCGCCGCCGTGTCCGGAGGGGACCGTTTACACCACGGTCGTGCCGTACTCGTACTTCCGCATCTCCGAGCTGTCCGGGTACGGGGCCGGGAACCGGGCGCCGCAGTTCTACCAGACGTGCTACGACCTCACCGCCGCCGGGCGCGCGAGCGACATCGCGATGGAGCACGCCATCGCAGTGCTGCGGACGATGCGCAAGGGCGGCGACCCGCTCTCCACCGCCGACGCGATCTCGGTCACGCACCACGCCGGGATGCTCGCGCGCCTGCGGGGCCGCGCCCACCCGACGCTCGACGACATCTCCGACGCGCTCGTCACGTGCTGCTGCAAGGGCAACCCGAACGAAGAGGGCCGGAAGCTCCGCGACGCGATGGACCAGGCCGGGATCGGCAACCGGATCGGCAAGGTCACGTCGAAGATCGGCCGGCTGCCGATCGTGAACGACTTCCACGCGCAGATCGCCGACCTCGAACTCGGCGAGGTGCTCGGCAAAGAAAAGAAGATGTCGGCGAAGCTCGACAAGCGCGACCCGCTCGCGGCGCGGCGGTCCGCGTTCCTGCACCGGGTGTCCTACCTGAAGGTGCCGTTCGCCGCGATCACCGGCACCGGCGGGGACTTCTCCGGAACGCTGTTCCGCGAGGAGTGGCACCTCAAGTGGGACCCGCGCACCGAGCCCGCGCTGATCGAGCAGAACCTGTACGGCGACACGGTCGAGTCGGCGGCGCTGAACCGGCTCCGGGAGGCGCTCGCCGAGGCCGGGAGCAGCGCCGGCCAGACCTGCGCGCGGCTGCTCGAAGCGGTCGATATGGACATGCCGGACCTCGTGTCCGCCGCCGAGGACGCGTGCGGGCCGGCGGTCGATACGGACCCGTCGTTCGCGTCGCAGGCGACCGCGCTCCAGTACCTCGGCCGACTGGAACAGTACGCCGCGTTCCGCGGGCTGCGGCGCGACGTGATCGCGGAACTGCTGAACCGCTGCTTCGACCGCGCGTGCTTCGCGCTGCCCAACGCCGCCAACGTGCCGGAAGAGGAGCAGCAGGGCGTCGTGGACGGCCTCATCGGGCTGGCCGAGGTCGTGCTGCGCGACGGCGTGCGGTACGACCGCACCCTGTTCGCACAGGCGGCGCAGAACGCCGCCGCGCAATCGACGGTCCCGTTCCTGCGCGGAGCGTTCCTGGGGCTGCTGTGCGAGATCCGGGTGATTGCGCCGGGCGTGCTCGCCGCCGAGGTGTCGAACCTGGCGCAGGCGTCCACGGAGGTGATGGTCACGGCGGGCGACCTGCTCGACGGGATGCTGGCGGTGTCGCGCACGTCGCTGATGCTCGGCGCCGACGCGCTGGTCACCGCAATCGACGACCTCTTGAAGGCCGCAGAATGGGACCCGTTCCTGGTGATGCTTCCGCGGCTCCGGGCGGCGATCGAGCGGCTGTCGAACCCGCAGAAGGACGCGCTCGCGGCGACCGTCGCGCGGCACTACGGGCTCGACGGCTCGACCGACCTGCGCGCCGTCAGCGGGAGCCTGGGCGCGACAGCACTGGTGGCCCGGCTTGATGCCGCGGTGGCCGCAACATTGCGGAACTGGCCGTTGTGA